The Alnus glutinosa chromosome 1, dhAlnGlut1.1, whole genome shotgun sequence region gatatttactatcattgcaccagcagggcaacgagagtcttaaggagtttatggctcggttcaaccgagagaaggctacggtcgaagatccgaccgaggatatgatctttgctaccatttatcagggaatttcacccgaggagcctttgatgaaaaagttgatccggaagcaaccgagtaccttgcaaggcctcatggataaggtagaagaattcattaatcaggaagagacgctgaagtctatggccagttctagactaccccgagagacagccccagaaaagaaaaggaaagaattcaggaaagctgacggggaagagcagaggcaggtaaagaagttcaaagattacaactttacacctctcaatgccgagatatcagaagtcctcatggagatcaagagagatccggcgtttcgggaaccgcaaaagataccaggtaatcctccttataggaatgcagggaagtattgtgatttccataaacaagcaggtcattacaccgaggggtgcgtaaccctaaggttgttaatagaagaattcataaagaatggcaagctggttcggttcttgggagaaaaaCGGAACCAgtaaggaaataacaggcctcggaatcatcaggactatcagccccgagatcagcagccacgggattactatctccgagaccgtcctcaactaggcgagaggcatcaagagaatgatccccgagatgacatagaaagaagagaggaccgaagaagtagaagcccacagcatagagagccgaggcaacaacagtatctacccgtgatcccataaaaaggactctcgggaatttcaggcttgcttttattttttagtatttatatttgcaaagaaatagacttttatttttaattcagactggacagaaaattccccagattttgggaataagtattttcagaataaatgaataaagctgacttaagcatcggagtgttcccggtctagggaccgggaacccgtCGATATCGCTTATTTTATAGGTAAAACcgctcggatcagtcctagccgagtgcaagaagaaacttctcggatcagtcctagccgagagcaagaagaaacttctcggatcagtcctagccgagaagaagcctctcgaatcagtcctagccgagagcaagaagaaacttctcggatcagtcctagccgagaaggagcctctggatcagtcctagccgagagcaagaagaaacttctcggatcagtcctagccgagaagaaGCCTCTCGGagcagtcctagccgagagcaagaagaaacttctcggatcagtcctagccgagaaggagcctctcggatcagtcctagccgagagcaagaagaaacttctcggaccagtcctagccgagaaagagcctctcagatcagtcctagccaagaaggagcctctcggatcagtcctagccgagagcaagaagaaacttctcggaccagtcctagtcgagaaggagcctctcggatcagtcctagccgagaaggagcctctggatcagtcctagccgagagcaagaagaaacttctcggatcagtcctagccgagaagaagcctctcggatcagtcctagccgagagcaagaagaaacttctcggatcagtcctagccgagaaggaacctctcggatcagtcctagccgagagcaagaagaaacttctcggaccagtcctagccgagaaagagcctctcggatcagtcctagccgagaaggagcctctcggatcagtcctaaccgagagcaagaagaaacttctcggaccagtcctagccgagaaggagcctctcggatcagtcctagccgagagcaagaagaaacttctcggatcagtcctaaccgAGAAGGAGCCtatcggatcagtcctagctgagagcaagaagaaacttctcggaccagtcctagccaagaaggagcctctcggatcagtcctagccgagagcaagaagaaaactctcggatcagtcctagccgagagcaagaagaaaactctcggatcagtcctagctgagagtctcggatcagtcctagccgagagtctcggatcagtcctagcctagaccaagaagaaaactctcggatcagtcctagccgagagcaagaaaaaacttctcggatcagtcctagccgagagcaagaaaaaacttctcggatcagtcctagccgagaaggagcctctcggatcagtcctagccgagagaaagaagaaaactctcggatcagtcctagccgagagcaagaagaaaggggggtcggatttaaccctcgatTTTTTCAGGTTTTTCAGGAGTTAGCCATTCCAAGAAACAGGGAGAAAAcccaaggaaaaacaagaaagtaatggggggtaagatttaaccctcaggttttgcaggttagcaggttttcagaaggagacaaagatcgggtttccttagacatggaattcccattattcaagcaagcttcggataagggaattggggggtaactgttggggataaatcccactcaacccgatccaaagaggagattcaaaagtcaaataaggtccaaacagataagaataatgatcagataagaataatgatcatatcagaagtctaagaagatatcagatcaaaagtctaagaagatatcagattggaagtttaagaagatatccaattataagtctaataaaggattaaagtccaattagaactctgacagcagttctagatcaacaaggagcaggagtcctaatccaggtttgactccacctctatgcttataaataggctcataccccaggtataaacgaagactcaatttttatgcatagagcattatttctctcacagaagctaacttaggcatcggagcgggaccctcggaagggtccctaggttttgttgttttgcagagttattaagaagcgtgaagaacatcaaaggaacgtgcagattcacaccataccggaaactgtaccaacagtagTGATCAATCAAACTATGATCATCAATCACCGTGCACTGCAGTTCACAGTTATCAATCACCTCTATTAACTGTCTATTCAATTTAAACGTTTacttatctattaaaaaaaaaaaattgcgtaGTTTCAGTAAAAAAGTACATATTATTGTTCAGTAAACAGTGATGGATCACTCTTCATCATTGTTCATTGAACAACGATCTATTAAAATctgtgaataattaaaaaaataaaaaattaaatatcacTCCAGGAAAAAGCTattgtacttattattgttcACTGAATAGTGATGGATCACTGTTCACTGAACAGTGATTAGTGatctattataaaaaaaatttaaaccaatCAATCGTGCGTTGCAATGATGGATCACTATTCACCGAACAGTAAtctattataaaaaatttaaaccaatCAATCGTGTGCTACAGTGATCAATTAAACTTTGATCATCAATTACCGTGCGCTGCAGTGCACAATTATCAATCACTTTTATTAGCTGTCTATTCAATTTAAACGTTTACcgatccattaaaaaaaaaaaattacaccttCACACGACATCAAACATTCACTTGtccttttatctttctttttcaacataTAAGGATATCAAAGCACATACCGACTACCTTTCTGGCTTCCACCCTTCTTTCTCAACATATATCTTAGAAGTTTATGACTACCTTTCTGCCTTCTACCCTTCTTTCTCAACATATATGTCTAAAGTTTATTAAagcctttttatttattcaaacaAAACCACACAAATAATAAGAAAGTGCAAAACTCTGAAAAAGATCACCGATCATAAGGTAAGATGCTTACCTAAGATTTGGAGACAAGATGCAGTAGAGAACGCAGTCTGGAGCAAGGCTGGAGCAGGCCAACGCcagtgagaaagagaagagaggcagagagaaagaccaagaaaaagaaaaaaaaaaaaaaaaaaacaagggttttaatatattttaggtGGGTAttcttggtattttttttccttcccgCTAGATAATTTGGTAACTGTCGCACCAAATATTTGCTAtgcaaaattgtaattttggattaaattcaatctttttcAATTAAACACCTCCTAGCCTGCTGCcaaaaatcgcaattttttttcacaattttaaaaaatgcgattttaaatcacaattcCCAAACACTCCACATTTTGCGATTTCCTATTATTCTCGCAGATAAGCCGTCCCAAACGCATCTTAAGAAGAAAAAGTGTCGCGGCGAAATGAATTATCAGCTTCCCGCTTCCAGTTTCCACAGCACAGACATGCGGCTTCGACTGATACAGTTCCTCATGCGATCCACTCAGGTCAGAaatctcatcattttttttcttcactcaATCCGCTACCAAATATTTCCCAAAAACTAAAAAGCAaattttcattgaattttttgtggattgtgcaaaaaaaaaaaaaaaaggaactcgAAGTCTCGCCGAATGTCAAATACGCCGCATTATCATTCTTCGCTGATCGATTCTACCCCTCTTTGTCCAGGTCCTATTTCGCtcttatttttactatttttgatGGTTTCAATTACTGATTTACACCCGCATGTATATATAATCTTAGGAATTCGTTTGATGTTTCTGAAGCTTGATTAAGTCCGAAATTGTGATTAATTGTAGGATATATTTTCATTAACGGAAAGATCAATTTCCTCTCTATATGCAACTGTGGTTTTTCtgttattattttagttattttattgcAGATAATATTTTGCCCAAGTGATTATGTGTAGTACTTTCTTTGCAACAGAAATAGAgtcgttttattttttataattttatttttccgtTAAATGTAAAGTTGCATTGTTCTTGTTAAGGTTGGCACAAGGCGATGACACGGCAAACTGGCTTTTGCAACCAATAAGAGAGAGCAATTTGCAGTTGTTTGCGCTTATTTCTCTATGGATTTCAAGCAAAGTGGGGTTTCATGTTTTTTATTTGGTGGAGactctcatttattttttcggtGCTACTTACGATATTAACGTATTTGTAGATACATGATTCTCGTCCACTGTCTGTGAAAAGTTTGAAGTCTTTGGGAGACAAGACTATCAAGGAACAACATTTTACTACTCGAGATTTCTTAGAAGCAGTAAGCTACTCGTTTCTCCAATGGTTTTGGAAACTGCTTGTTATTTAGGTTTTGTttatttcgatgtaaaatattttacttttaatattttttaaagtaaaacaTTTTCTAGAAAAACTTCTAaattttcggtgtttggttgtCAACCTTAAAATGTTTTCagtaaaacatttttcaatgtttgatttgcattgaaaatgtgaaattattttcaaacaaAGCTCGCTTAAATAGTTTTAAAGCCTCAAAGCCTTGTCAATCCAGCTCTGTGCAGGGGGGATGAGGGTTGTGTTGGTGAGGTTCGCTCTGGTGGGGCCTAATGCTTGTGTGGGTAGTTCCGGTGAGGGGTTGGTGCTGACGAGAGAGGGAGTGATGTTTGGAGTGTGTCATGGTGTGGGTATTCGCCCAGGAGGTGGGAGTTTTAAGAGAATAGCAGTAGTCAGAAAATGTTTTACGCCTTAAAAAAAGGTAAACCATTTTACAGAAAAAGTGGTTTTTACAATTGACCAAAAACGTTTTCTGATTGAGCAAGTTTTTCAAGCATAGTCAAACACCCCAAAATACTGACAAcgttttgtgtaaaaaaaaaatggagcctTATTTTGTTATGTTATCTGTTGTTGACAAGGATATTTTGTAGGAGTTGGTCTTATTGCAGGTAAATCCCATTGAACCATAGAGGTTTCTTGCACCATTGCGGTTCGACCCACATAGTATATTTATCGTTTTGAAGGTGTTGGATTTTGAGATTGGTACAGGAAACAATGCTTTCATATTCTTTCAAGAGCTTTATATTCATTTCAAGTGAGTTCCTTGGTTCTTGAGCTGTAGTTTCTTTCATTAAGCAGTCATGTAAATATGGTTTCTTTGACTTGGTTTACATAAATATGGTTCATCTTGGTACATCTTTTCTGTCTTCTTGTGTTCAGGGGAGTGGCCAAAGTTGGGGAGGTTTTGGACTTTGAAGCATGCATGGATATCATGGATCTTCTCTATGAAAAGGATGAGACATCAATCTGTTATAGTCCTCCTTGTTCTCTTGCTGCATCAATCTTGGcatgtctttcttttctttcttttttttttttttcttttttttttttttttttctttttaattatttaaaattcaaataaatatattcagtgaatttgttttctttttcttattctttttttttttttttggtcttttgggGGTAATATTTTCCTGTCAATTGCAGGTTGCTTCATATGTCATTACGGTCCCTAAACAGAGATGGGAATTTCCTGTTCTTCCCTGGGGTAAGATATTGCATATAAATATTATcaggttttttttgttttctgcatTAAATGATGCAGgacataaaagaaataaatggtttttatttattttgtcatcttttcctttttaggattaggtttactattgctacttggaataggtttactattactactagtattatgtttactttctctacaagtatttatcttctataaataggcttgcttattatgtaaaattcaatcaattgaattattatcaaatcaaaaatttctctctcaaatactctacggagttttatctttcttttagcttgTGGGCTTGTTTTAGTCTTTTTGgatagaagacgaagacgcttgaacttgcagaatcaaagacactactctttgattagttaccttagtcttccacTATGTCATTAAACTTGGACAAGTACTACAACATTCCTGGTTGCAAAGTTTCAGAGGTGGCCCTAAATAATTGGATGCATGATGGTGGGGAGAGTTGAGCTCATGCGTACATGAGGGGAATTCGTGTGTTAAAGGAACCACTAGACTAACCCTTAGGGCAAAAGAATGCGGTTGTGGGTGCTTCTTTGAAGTTGCTTAGTGGTATTTCCTTTGAAACAGTCCATTGTAACTTCTAACCAAAGCTTCATTCTCCCCTCCCCCCAACAAtccaaccaaaaaaaacaaaaacagatgcTGTGTCTTATTGGGGTCAATGGTTTGCTATATCCAACTCATGACTACCTCAGTTTAGGAACTGATATCTGGAGTTCCACAAGCATATTGGAAAAATAGATAAAGCATGCTGGCTTTGGACAGAATCTGAAGATTTTATCTCCTGCTTCCCTCATACAAAAATGATGCTATAAAATGTGGACTGAAAGACAATTTGTAGAGTCTTACATAGGATCAActcatatatattcaatttccaTATAGGATCAACCCATACCAACGCATCTTTTAGACTTAATACCAATTACTAGGTAACTTGTGCAGTGATTATAGATTAGAGCAATCATCCAATCAAGACATTTTTATCTCATGGTGACACAAGTGCTAATGAGGTGGTTAGTTGACTGGACACACTTCTGTGTATCCATTGATTTATGATTGgctcagaaaaaagaaagaaaaaaagattgattTCTGATTGTTTTTTAAGAGAGTTTTTTCTTTAGTAATCTCTGCAGTTTTGTCATTATAAATCCCATTTAGGTTGCTTTGCTAACTGTCAACTATATATTGCTCTCCTCCACTGGTAGGGACATTCATGGAAGGAGAAGAATTTGCTTGAAGTGTAAATTAATGCTTGTTACAAAAGGGATTTCAATGGTTTGTTTTGACTTCTATGTCATTTGTTGATTCTAAATATTTATCGTAATTTTTTGACCATGGAAAACTTGAGAGAAACAGTCAAACAACTGATGCAAGTAATCTATATTAGTATTATAAGCttactttttttataagttattaGTATTGTAATAAGCTTACAATACTAATATTACAATACTTGCAATACTTACAATACTTACAAATTGTAAGCTTACTATGGCATGGATATTAGTAGTTTTGATTAAACAAAATTGAGAATATTAGGCATTCACACATACATATACACAACGAGACATGATGTTAATTACAGAACTAAGTAAGCTTTTATTCATTCTCTCTCtataaagaatatttattaatgaaaataattagtGCAACACCCCTTTCCTGTAGGAAGACGGTATTGCGCAtcgttcaaataaaaaatttaaggatatAAAAATTCTATAAACTGAAAATCAAACGTCTCATAACAATTAAAAACTTAATCCATTGTATTACTGTTATTACAACTCATCTCATTaaaaattaacctataaaacCTTAATCTGAACATAGAATGCGTGCTATAATAAAGCCAACTAATGTGCCATGTGCACTTATTCAAATCCTCTTCAAGATGAAGGGTTCGGACTCTAGTTTTCCTAGCCTATAGAACCATTCACAACATCATCTGAGTTGTTTTAAAACACAATAACAAAAAGGTGAGTTGAATACTCGGTAAGTAGATACAACATACAATAAACGAAGTTAGAAACACTTCcatttcaaaaacatgaaaaatacaaGTCAACATTCACACATATCAtaaaacttcttttcttttaatctctTGAGTGGTCGACACAAAGTTATGTCTTGTGTGTAAGGGTTGACGATCACGAGGATCCCGGCTCTGCTCTTAACGCCACAGGTGGAGCCACGTTTTGGATATGGACATCATTTGATAAACGATGGTGCACTCGAGTGAGCCATTCTCGGCGGACCATATGAGATGGCCGTCCCCACCCATTAGCTCTAGTACTATTGCACATCATTTCATATGGCCAAGAAAACAATCTAAAACCTTTTCATGCATTCATACaattgtttcctttttctttcctttatctcTTTAATTTACTTTTGGTCAAGCATCATAACGTATTTATAACATATTCATAACATAGCAGAAGCATGTGCATAAGATCATTTACATTTAAACCAATTTATAAACATATAGTTTTAGATTTATAAAAAAAGGGCTACAAAATAAAGGCTAACATTACAATAtactttgaaaacaattttaagaaaatcattGCATCGTGCATCGACATTTTAAAGAAAGTAAATGTATGATCATATCTACTTACCTCATTCTTTAGC contains the following coding sequences:
- the LOC133877830 gene encoding cyclin-J18-like isoform X7 → MNYQLPASSFHSTDMRLRLIQFLMRSTQELEVSPNVKYAALSFFADRFYPSLSRLAQGDDTANWLLQPIRESNLQLFALISLWISSKIHDSRPLSVKSLKSLGDKTIKEQHFTTRDFLEAELVLLQETMLSYSFKSFIFISREWPKLGRFWTLKHAWISWIFSMKRMRHQSVIVLLVLLLHQSWLLHMSLRSLNRDGNFLFFPG
- the LOC133877830 gene encoding cyclin-J18-like isoform X5, with product MNYQLPASSFHSTDMRLRLIQFLMRSTQELEVSPNVKYAALSFFADRFYPSLSRLAQGDDTANWLLQPIRESNLQLFALISLWISSKIHDSRPLSVKSLKSLGDKTIKEQHFTTRDFLEAELVLLQETMLSYSFKSFIFISREWPKLGRFWTLKHAWISWIFSMKRMRHQSVIVLLVLLLHQSWLLHMSLRSLNRDGNFLFFPGGHSWKEKNLLEV
- the LOC133877830 gene encoding cyclin-J18 isoform X2; this encodes MNYQLPASSFHSTDMRLRLIQFLMRSTQELEVSPNVKYAALSFFADRFYPSLSRLAQGDDTANWLLQPIRESNLQLFALISLWISSKIHDSRPLSVKSLKSLGDKTIKEQHFTTRDFLEAELVLLQIGTGNNAFIFFQELYIHFKGVAKVGEVLDFEACMDIMDLLYEKDETSICYSPPCSLAASILVASYVITVPKQRWEFPVLPWVKFVTSCDEEDIIEIVRDILNHVFRPSSLSQGI
- the LOC133877830 gene encoding cyclin-J18 isoform X3 produces the protein MNYQLPASSFHSTDMRLRLIQFLMRSTQELEVSPNVKYAALSFFADRFYPSLSRLAQGDDTANWLLQPIRESNLQLFALISLWISSKIHDSRPLSVKSLKSLGDKTIKEQHFTTRDFLEAELVLLQVLDFEIGTGNNAFIFFQELYIHFKGVAKVGEVLDFEACMDIMDLLYEKDETSICYSPPCSLAASILVASYVITVPKQRWEFPVLPWGTFMEGEEFA
- the LOC133877830 gene encoding cyclin-J18 isoform X4, with the protein product MNYQLPASSFHSTDMRLRLIQFLMRSTQELEVSPNVKYAALSFFADRFYPSLSRLAQGDDTANWLLQPIRESNLQLFALISLWISSKIHDSRPLSVKSLKSLGDKTIKEQHFTTRDFLEAELVLLQVLDFEIGTGNNAFIFFQELYIHFKGVAKVGEVLDFEACMDIMDLLYEKDETSICYSPPCSLAASILVASYVITVPKQRWEFPVLPWVSTGS
- the LOC133877830 gene encoding cyclin-J18 isoform X1, which produces MNYQLPASSFHSTDMRLRLIQFLMRSTQELEVSPNVKYAALSFFADRFYPSLSRLAQGDDTANWLLQPIRESNLQLFALISLWISSKIHDSRPLSVKSLKSLGDKTIKEQHFTTRDFLEAELVLLQVLDFEIGTGNNAFIFFQELYIHFKGVAKVGEVLDFEACMDIMDLLYEKDETSICYSPPCSLAASILVASYVITVPKQRWEFPVLPWVKFVTSCDEEDIIEIVRDILNHVFRPSSLSQGI